One part of the Haliaeetus albicilla chromosome 27, bHalAlb1.1, whole genome shotgun sequence genome encodes these proteins:
- the BRD8 gene encoding bromodomain-containing protein 8 isoform X1: MAAGTGKHKLLSAGPTEPWSIREKLCLASSVMRSGDQNWVSVSRAIKPFAEPGRPPDWFSQKHCASQYSELLETTETPKRKRGEKGEVVETVEDVIVRKLTAERVEELKKMIKETQEKYRQLKKDAELIQAGHMDNRLEELCNEIMIKKKMEEEEAEVKRKATDAAYQARQAIKNPPRRLTGVMVRSPAGSTSPGGDYALGDLSQPAVDEASPGVTPGTLPSTPVASFIGIPDTPPGSAPLDAPMTPVTDDSPQKKMLGQKATPPPSPLLSELLKKGSLLPTSPRLVGENEMAVASGHMNSSGVLLEVGSVLPVLHSGEMQSAPGAVPASPAASGAPTLSRLLEAGPAQFTSPLASFSAVASEPPAKLLPPPVEPVSQATIVMMPTLSAPSVVPPAAAPESVATVSQPEACVSMEAVSDSHTVTVSMDSSEISMIIDSIKKECLGSGAGSTAGSSKDHCMDGKEDLDLAEKMDIAVSYTGEELDFDTVGNIIAIIEDKVDDHPEVLDAAVVEAALSSFCEDTDDPQTLPGPWEHSIRQEHEKQAQIPQVSVTVKQERLECEEPEAKGIRDLMGIGELGSEIKTEPAEQEQNQLGPEEAIPATARVTETPELRNQEIEEDQRAAVAVGETSEIEIESAKGEDAVHNTVKTETPPDDDSSPPQVPNVSEDSSQADVQHKFELSESMKEEAQALFRSQMKDGQGEEDDEDGASEAASLEEPKEEDQGEGYLSEMDNEPPVSESDDGFSVHNAPLQSHTLADSIPSSPASSQFSVCSEDQEAIQAQKIWKKAIMLVWRAAANHRYANVFLQPVTDDIAPGYHSIVQRPMDLSTIKKNIENGLIRTTAEFQRDIMLMFQNAVMYNSSDHDVYHMAVEMQRDVLEQIQQFLATQLIMQTSESGISAKSLRGRDSTRKQDASEKDSVPMGSPAFLLSLFDGGTRGRRCAIEADMKMKK, from the exons ATGGCGGCGGGGACGGGCA AGCACAAGCTGCTGAGCGCCGGCCCCACGGAGCCATGGTCCATCCGCGAGAAGCTCTGCCTGGCCTCGTCCGTCATGCGGAGCGGGGACCAGAACTG GGTCTCAGTCAGCAGAGCTATCAAACCTTTTGCAGAGCCAGGACGCCCACCTGACTGGTTTTCCCAGAAG cACTGTGCATCTCAGTATTCAGAGCTCTTGGAGACTACGGAGACCCCTAA GAGAAAACGTGGTGAGAAGGGAGAAGTTGTGGAAACCGTGGAAGATGTTATTGTGCGGAAACTGACTGCAGAACGAGTTGAGGAGTTGAAGAAAATGATTAAAGAAACACAGGAGAAATACAG GCAACTCAAGAAGGATGCAGAGCTGATCCAGGCCGGACACATGGATAACAGACTGGAGGAGCTGTGCAATGAGATTATGAT aaagaaaaaaatggaggaggaggaggcagaagtCAAGAGGAAGGCTACAGATGCTGCTTATCAGG CTCGTCAGGCCATTAAGAACCCGCCACGACGATTAACGGGTGTGATGGTTCGCTCCCCTGCAGGCTCAACCTCTCCAGGAGGAGACTATGCTCTGGGAGATCTGTCTCAGCCTGCTGTGGATGAGGCCAGTCCAGGG gtCACTCCAGGGACATTGCCCAGCACCCCAGTTGCCTCCTTCATTGGAATCCCTGACACCcctccaggctctgctcccCTGGATGCCCCCATGACCCCAGTCACTGATGATTCACCCCAGAAAAAGATGCTAGGACAAAAAGCAACTCcgcctccttcccctctgctctcagagctgctgaagaagGGCAGTCTCCTGCCCACAAGCCCCAGGCTG GTCGGTGAAAATGAAATGGCAGTGGCTTCTGGTCACATGAACAGCTCAGGAGTCCTACTGGAGGTAGGAAGCGTCCTTCCAGTGCTGCACAGTGGGGAAATGCAGTCGGCACCTGGTGCTGTCCCTGCATCTCCTGCTGCTTCAG GTGCTCCTACGCTTTCCCGGCTTTTAGAAGCTGGTCCTGCACAGTTCACCTCACCTCTTGCTTCCTTCTCCGCTGTTGCCAGCGAACCTCCAGCTAAGCTCCTGCCACCCCCCGTAGAGCCTGTGTCCCAGGCAACCATTGTCATGATGCCCACGCTGTCAGCACCATCCGTTGTGccaccagctgcagctccagAAAGCGTAGCCACAG TGAGCCAGCCAGAAGCCTGTGTTTCCATGGAGGCAGTGTCTGATTCCCATACCGTGACAGTGTCCATGGACAGCAGTGAAATATCCATGATCATTGATTCCATCAAGAAAGAGTGCCTGGGTTCTGGAGCTGGCAGCACTGCAGGGTCTTCCAAAGATCACTGCATGGATGGGAAAGAAGACCTGGATTTGGCTGAGAAAATGGATATTGCAGTGTCCTATACAGGGGAAGAGCTGGACTTCGATACTGTTGGAAATATTATAGCCATCATTGAGGACAAG GTAGATGACCACCCTGAAGTCCTGGATGCAGCAGTTGTTGAAGctgctctgtcttctttctgcGAAGATACTGATGACCCTCAGACCCTGCCTGGCCCATGGGAACACTCAATTCGTCAGGAGCATGAGAAACAGGCCCAGATACCCCAAGTGTCTGTGACTGTGAAGCAGGAGAGACTGGAGTGTGAGGAGCCAGAGGCAAAGGGAATTCGAGACCTAATGGGCATTGGCGAGCTGGGAtcagaaataaagacagaacctgcagagcaggagcagaatCAGCTGGGCCCTGAGGAAGCCATACCAGCAACTGCAAGAGTGACGGAAACACCAGAGCTTAGAAATCAAGAGATAGAAGAGGATCAAAGAGCAGCTGTAGCAGTGGGGGAGACTTCTGAAATTGAGATAGAATCAGCCAAGGGAGAAGACGCAGTGCACAATACAGTGAAGACAGAG aCCCCACCTGATGATGATTCATCCCCTCCACAAGTCCCAAATGTGAGTGAAGACTCCTCACAGGCTGATGTTCAGCACAAATTTGAGCTGTCAG aGTCAATGAAGGAGGAGGCCCAAGCCCTGTTTAGGAGTCAGATGAAG GATGGGCAGGGTGAAGAGGATGATGAAGATGGTGCCAGTGAGGCTGCCAGTTTGGAGGAACCCAAAGAAGAAGATCAGGGTGAGGGATATCTATCAGAGATGGATAACGAACCCCCCGTGAGTGAGAGCGATGATGGCTTCAGTGTCCATAATGCACCTTTACAGTCTCACACGCTAGCCGACTCCATCCCCAGCAGCCCAGCCTCTTCACAGTT ctcAGTGTGCAGTGAGGACCAGGAAGCAATACAGGCCCAGAAGATCTGGAAGAAAGCCATCATGCTAGTTTGGAGAGCAGCAGCTAATCACAG GTATGCCAATGTCTTCCTACAGCCTGTAACTGACGATATAGCACCCGGCTACCACAGTATTGTGCAGAG GCCAATGGATTTATCTACCATCAAAAAGAACATTGAGAATGGGCTGATACGAACCACAGCTGAGTTCCAGCGTGATATTATGCTGATGTTTCAAAATGCAGTTATGTACAACAGCTCTGACCATGATGTATACCACATGGCTGTGGAGATGCAGCGAGATGTCCTGGAGCAGATCCAG CAATTTCTGGCCACACAGCTGATCATGCAAACATCAGAATCAGGGATCAGTGCAAAGAGCCTGCGTGGGCGAGACTCCACTCGCAAGCAAGATGCTTCAGAGAAG GACAGTGTCCCAATGggctctcctgccttccttctctctctcttt GACGGAGGCACCAGAGGGCGTCGGTGTGCCATCGAGGCAGACATGAAGATGAAGAAGTGA
- the BRD8 gene encoding bromodomain-containing protein 8 isoform X5, which yields MAAGTGKHKLLSAGPTEPWSIREKLCLASSVMRSGDQNWVSVSRAIKPFAEPGRPPDWFSQKHCASQYSELLETTETPKRKRGEKGEVVETVEDVIVRKLTAERVEELKKMIKETQEKYRQLKKDAELIQAGHMDNRLEELCNEIMIKKKMEEEEAEVKRKATDAAYQARQAIKNPPRRLTGVMVRSPAGSTSPGGDYALGDLSQPAVDEASPGVGENEMAVASGHMNSSGVLLEVGSVLPVLHSGEMQSAPGAVPASPAASGAPTLSRLLEAGPAQFTSPLASFSAVASEPPAKLLPPPVEPVSQATIVMMPTLSAPSVVPPAAAPESVATVSQPEACVSMEAVSDSHTVTVSMDSSEISMIIDSIKKECLGSGAGSTAGSSKDHCMDGKEDLDLAEKMDIAVSYTGEELDFDTVGNIIAIIEDKVDDHPEVLDAAVVEAALSSFCEDTDDPQTLPGPWEHSIRQEHEKQAQIPQVSVTVKQERLECEEPEAKGIRDLMGIGELGSEIKTEPAEQEQNQLGPEEAIPATARVTETPELRNQEIEEDQRAAVAVGETSEIEIESAKGEDAVHNTVKTETPPDDDSSPPQVPNVSEDSSQADVQHKFELSESMKEEAQALFRSQMKDGQGEEDDEDGASEAASLEEPKEEDQGEGYLSEMDNEPPVSESDDGFSVHNAPLQSHTLADSIPSSPASSQFSVCSEDQEAIQAQKIWKKAIMLVWRAAANHRYANVFLQPVTDDIAPGYHSIVQRPMDLSTIKKNIENGLIRTTAEFQRDIMLMFQNAVMYNSSDHDVYHMAVEMQRDVLEQIQQFLATQLIMQTSESGISAKSLRGRDSTRKQDASEKDSVPMGSPAFLLSLFMGHAWVWWESETESPSESEKNSDFQSLLSWDSSLDLDVGSWRNTEEVAMGKLEESSREADHELEFSEPLWEDDSEDYQKAERPCQDDSLLQFFSEITQMMEPLCISSTESSQTQWDYCGSGKQGDREDVRCQEKTTGTAVSGAEESQLHMLAEDEKEHFLGREDNTQEAPGEQTSGEPHPQEMSNQAQDQDDSDSTSAAPVLDSTSPANMQLVQLSWDNPLQRLLFKRTLLSIWKMIASHRYSGPFLKAVSEKQAPGYRDVVKRPMDLTSIKRRLSKGHIQSMIQFQRDLMLMFQNAMMYNSFNHHIHRMAMEMQREVLEELQMLCEALLCSRDRLGWGRR from the exons ATGGCGGCGGGGACGGGCA AGCACAAGCTGCTGAGCGCCGGCCCCACGGAGCCATGGTCCATCCGCGAGAAGCTCTGCCTGGCCTCGTCCGTCATGCGGAGCGGGGACCAGAACTG GGTCTCAGTCAGCAGAGCTATCAAACCTTTTGCAGAGCCAGGACGCCCACCTGACTGGTTTTCCCAGAAG cACTGTGCATCTCAGTATTCAGAGCTCTTGGAGACTACGGAGACCCCTAA GAGAAAACGTGGTGAGAAGGGAGAAGTTGTGGAAACCGTGGAAGATGTTATTGTGCGGAAACTGACTGCAGAACGAGTTGAGGAGTTGAAGAAAATGATTAAAGAAACACAGGAGAAATACAG GCAACTCAAGAAGGATGCAGAGCTGATCCAGGCCGGACACATGGATAACAGACTGGAGGAGCTGTGCAATGAGATTATGAT aaagaaaaaaatggaggaggaggaggcagaagtCAAGAGGAAGGCTACAGATGCTGCTTATCAGG CTCGTCAGGCCATTAAGAACCCGCCACGACGATTAACGGGTGTGATGGTTCGCTCCCCTGCAGGCTCAACCTCTCCAGGAGGAGACTATGCTCTGGGAGATCTGTCTCAGCCTGCTGTGGATGAGGCCAGTCCAGGG GTCGGTGAAAATGAAATGGCAGTGGCTTCTGGTCACATGAACAGCTCAGGAGTCCTACTGGAGGTAGGAAGCGTCCTTCCAGTGCTGCACAGTGGGGAAATGCAGTCGGCACCTGGTGCTGTCCCTGCATCTCCTGCTGCTTCAG GTGCTCCTACGCTTTCCCGGCTTTTAGAAGCTGGTCCTGCACAGTTCACCTCACCTCTTGCTTCCTTCTCCGCTGTTGCCAGCGAACCTCCAGCTAAGCTCCTGCCACCCCCCGTAGAGCCTGTGTCCCAGGCAACCATTGTCATGATGCCCACGCTGTCAGCACCATCCGTTGTGccaccagctgcagctccagAAAGCGTAGCCACAG TGAGCCAGCCAGAAGCCTGTGTTTCCATGGAGGCAGTGTCTGATTCCCATACCGTGACAGTGTCCATGGACAGCAGTGAAATATCCATGATCATTGATTCCATCAAGAAAGAGTGCCTGGGTTCTGGAGCTGGCAGCACTGCAGGGTCTTCCAAAGATCACTGCATGGATGGGAAAGAAGACCTGGATTTGGCTGAGAAAATGGATATTGCAGTGTCCTATACAGGGGAAGAGCTGGACTTCGATACTGTTGGAAATATTATAGCCATCATTGAGGACAAG GTAGATGACCACCCTGAAGTCCTGGATGCAGCAGTTGTTGAAGctgctctgtcttctttctgcGAAGATACTGATGACCCTCAGACCCTGCCTGGCCCATGGGAACACTCAATTCGTCAGGAGCATGAGAAACAGGCCCAGATACCCCAAGTGTCTGTGACTGTGAAGCAGGAGAGACTGGAGTGTGAGGAGCCAGAGGCAAAGGGAATTCGAGACCTAATGGGCATTGGCGAGCTGGGAtcagaaataaagacagaacctgcagagcaggagcagaatCAGCTGGGCCCTGAGGAAGCCATACCAGCAACTGCAAGAGTGACGGAAACACCAGAGCTTAGAAATCAAGAGATAGAAGAGGATCAAAGAGCAGCTGTAGCAGTGGGGGAGACTTCTGAAATTGAGATAGAATCAGCCAAGGGAGAAGACGCAGTGCACAATACAGTGAAGACAGAG aCCCCACCTGATGATGATTCATCCCCTCCACAAGTCCCAAATGTGAGTGAAGACTCCTCACAGGCTGATGTTCAGCACAAATTTGAGCTGTCAG aGTCAATGAAGGAGGAGGCCCAAGCCCTGTTTAGGAGTCAGATGAAG GATGGGCAGGGTGAAGAGGATGATGAAGATGGTGCCAGTGAGGCTGCCAGTTTGGAGGAACCCAAAGAAGAAGATCAGGGTGAGGGATATCTATCAGAGATGGATAACGAACCCCCCGTGAGTGAGAGCGATGATGGCTTCAGTGTCCATAATGCACCTTTACAGTCTCACACGCTAGCCGACTCCATCCCCAGCAGCCCAGCCTCTTCACAGTT ctcAGTGTGCAGTGAGGACCAGGAAGCAATACAGGCCCAGAAGATCTGGAAGAAAGCCATCATGCTAGTTTGGAGAGCAGCAGCTAATCACAG GTATGCCAATGTCTTCCTACAGCCTGTAACTGACGATATAGCACCCGGCTACCACAGTATTGTGCAGAG GCCAATGGATTTATCTACCATCAAAAAGAACATTGAGAATGGGCTGATACGAACCACAGCTGAGTTCCAGCGTGATATTATGCTGATGTTTCAAAATGCAGTTATGTACAACAGCTCTGACCATGATGTATACCACATGGCTGTGGAGATGCAGCGAGATGTCCTGGAGCAGATCCAG CAATTTCTGGCCACACAGCTGATCATGCAAACATCAGAATCAGGGATCAGTGCAAAGAGCCTGCGTGGGCGAGACTCCACTCGCAAGCAAGATGCTTCAGAGAAG GACAGTGTCCCAATGggctctcctgccttccttctctctctcttt ATGGGCCATGCCTGGGTATGGTGGGAGTCTGAGACGGAGTCTCCCAGCGAGTCAGAGAAGAACAGTGACTTCCAGTCTCTTCTCAGCTGGGATTCGAGCTTGGATCTGGacgtggggagctggaggaatACTGAAGAGGTGGCCATGGGGAAGCTAGAGGAGAGCAGCCGAGAGGCAGACCATGAGCTGGAGTTCAGTGAGCCTCTCTGGGAGGATGATAGTGAAGACTACCAAAAGGCAGAGAGGCCATGTCAAGATGACAGTCTTCTCCAATTCTTCTCAGAG ATAACCCAGATGATGGAACCTCTCTGCATTAGCAGCACAGAGTCATCACAGACTCAGTGGGATTATTGTGGCTCTGGGAAGCAGGGTGATAGGGAAGATGTGAGGTGCCAGGAAAAGACCACAGGAACAGCAGTCTCAGGAGCAGAGGAAAGTCAACTACACATGCTGGCAGAAGATGAGAAAGAACACTTCCTGGGAAGAGAG GACAACACTCAAGAGGCACCTGGAGAGCAAACTTCAGGTGAGCCGCATCCACAGGAGATGAGTAATCAGGCCCAGGATCAAGATGATAGTGATAGCACCTCTGCAGCCCCTGTGCTGGACTCCACAAGTCCTGCTAACATGCAGCT ggtgcagctgagctgggataACCCCCTGCAGCGTTTGCTCTTCAAAAGAACTCTATTGTCCATCTGGAAGATGATAGCCAGTCACAG ATACAGTGGTCCGTTCCTGAAAGCAGTGTCAGAGAAACAAGCCCCTGGATACAGGGATGTGGTGAAGAG ACCCATGGATTTAACCAGCATAAAGAGAAGACTGTCAAAGGGACACATTCAGTCCATGATCCAGTTCCAGCGTGACCTCATGCTCATGTTCCAGAATGCCATGATGTACAACAGCTTCAACCACCACATCCACCGCATGGCCATGGAGATGCAGCGAGAGGTCTTGGAGGAGCTGCAGATGTTGTGTGAAGCCCTCCTGTGCTCAAGGGAcaggctggggtgggggagaaggtaA
- the BRD8 gene encoding bromodomain-containing protein 8 isoform X4, with translation MAAGTGKHKLLSAGPTEPWSIREKLCLASSVMRSGDQNWVSVSRAIKPFAEPGRPPDWFSQKHCASQYSELLETTETPKRKRGEKGEVVETVEDVIVRKLTAERVEELKKMIKETQEKYRQLKKDAELIQAGHMDNRLEELCNEIMIKKKMEEEEAEVKRKATDAAYQARQAIKNPPRRLTGVMVRSPAGSTSPGGDYALGDLSQPAVDEASPGVTPGTLPSTPVASFIGIPDTPPGSAPLDAPMTPVTDDSPQKKMLGQKATPPPSPLLSELLKKGSLLPTSPRLVGENEMAVASGHMNSSGVLLEVGSVLPVLHSGEMQSAPGAVPASPAASVSQPEACVSMEAVSDSHTVTVSMDSSEISMIIDSIKKECLGSGAGSTAGSSKDHCMDGKEDLDLAEKMDIAVSYTGEELDFDTVGNIIAIIEDKVDDHPEVLDAAVVEAALSSFCEDTDDPQTLPGPWEHSIRQEHEKQAQIPQVSVTVKQERLECEEPEAKGIRDLMGIGELGSEIKTEPAEQEQNQLGPEEAIPATARVTETPELRNQEIEEDQRAAVAVGETSEIEIESAKGEDAVHNTVKTETPPDDDSSPPQVPNVSEDSSQADVQHKFELSESMKEEAQALFRSQMKDGQGEEDDEDGASEAASLEEPKEEDQGEGYLSEMDNEPPVSESDDGFSVHNAPLQSHTLADSIPSSPASSQFSVCSEDQEAIQAQKIWKKAIMLVWRAAANHRYANVFLQPVTDDIAPGYHSIVQRPMDLSTIKKNIENGLIRTTAEFQRDIMLMFQNAVMYNSSDHDVYHMAVEMQRDVLEQIQQFLATQLIMQTSESGISAKSLRGRDSTRKQDASEKDGGTRGRRCAIEADMKMKK, from the exons ATGGCGGCGGGGACGGGCA AGCACAAGCTGCTGAGCGCCGGCCCCACGGAGCCATGGTCCATCCGCGAGAAGCTCTGCCTGGCCTCGTCCGTCATGCGGAGCGGGGACCAGAACTG GGTCTCAGTCAGCAGAGCTATCAAACCTTTTGCAGAGCCAGGACGCCCACCTGACTGGTTTTCCCAGAAG cACTGTGCATCTCAGTATTCAGAGCTCTTGGAGACTACGGAGACCCCTAA GAGAAAACGTGGTGAGAAGGGAGAAGTTGTGGAAACCGTGGAAGATGTTATTGTGCGGAAACTGACTGCAGAACGAGTTGAGGAGTTGAAGAAAATGATTAAAGAAACACAGGAGAAATACAG GCAACTCAAGAAGGATGCAGAGCTGATCCAGGCCGGACACATGGATAACAGACTGGAGGAGCTGTGCAATGAGATTATGAT aaagaaaaaaatggaggaggaggaggcagaagtCAAGAGGAAGGCTACAGATGCTGCTTATCAGG CTCGTCAGGCCATTAAGAACCCGCCACGACGATTAACGGGTGTGATGGTTCGCTCCCCTGCAGGCTCAACCTCTCCAGGAGGAGACTATGCTCTGGGAGATCTGTCTCAGCCTGCTGTGGATGAGGCCAGTCCAGGG gtCACTCCAGGGACATTGCCCAGCACCCCAGTTGCCTCCTTCATTGGAATCCCTGACACCcctccaggctctgctcccCTGGATGCCCCCATGACCCCAGTCACTGATGATTCACCCCAGAAAAAGATGCTAGGACAAAAAGCAACTCcgcctccttcccctctgctctcagagctgctgaagaagGGCAGTCTCCTGCCCACAAGCCCCAGGCTG GTCGGTGAAAATGAAATGGCAGTGGCTTCTGGTCACATGAACAGCTCAGGAGTCCTACTGGAGGTAGGAAGCGTCCTTCCAGTGCTGCACAGTGGGGAAATGCAGTCGGCACCTGGTGCTGTCCCTGCATCTCCTGCTGCTTCAG TGAGCCAGCCAGAAGCCTGTGTTTCCATGGAGGCAGTGTCTGATTCCCATACCGTGACAGTGTCCATGGACAGCAGTGAAATATCCATGATCATTGATTCCATCAAGAAAGAGTGCCTGGGTTCTGGAGCTGGCAGCACTGCAGGGTCTTCCAAAGATCACTGCATGGATGGGAAAGAAGACCTGGATTTGGCTGAGAAAATGGATATTGCAGTGTCCTATACAGGGGAAGAGCTGGACTTCGATACTGTTGGAAATATTATAGCCATCATTGAGGACAAG GTAGATGACCACCCTGAAGTCCTGGATGCAGCAGTTGTTGAAGctgctctgtcttctttctgcGAAGATACTGATGACCCTCAGACCCTGCCTGGCCCATGGGAACACTCAATTCGTCAGGAGCATGAGAAACAGGCCCAGATACCCCAAGTGTCTGTGACTGTGAAGCAGGAGAGACTGGAGTGTGAGGAGCCAGAGGCAAAGGGAATTCGAGACCTAATGGGCATTGGCGAGCTGGGAtcagaaataaagacagaacctgcagagcaggagcagaatCAGCTGGGCCCTGAGGAAGCCATACCAGCAACTGCAAGAGTGACGGAAACACCAGAGCTTAGAAATCAAGAGATAGAAGAGGATCAAAGAGCAGCTGTAGCAGTGGGGGAGACTTCTGAAATTGAGATAGAATCAGCCAAGGGAGAAGACGCAGTGCACAATACAGTGAAGACAGAG aCCCCACCTGATGATGATTCATCCCCTCCACAAGTCCCAAATGTGAGTGAAGACTCCTCACAGGCTGATGTTCAGCACAAATTTGAGCTGTCAG aGTCAATGAAGGAGGAGGCCCAAGCCCTGTTTAGGAGTCAGATGAAG GATGGGCAGGGTGAAGAGGATGATGAAGATGGTGCCAGTGAGGCTGCCAGTTTGGAGGAACCCAAAGAAGAAGATCAGGGTGAGGGATATCTATCAGAGATGGATAACGAACCCCCCGTGAGTGAGAGCGATGATGGCTTCAGTGTCCATAATGCACCTTTACAGTCTCACACGCTAGCCGACTCCATCCCCAGCAGCCCAGCCTCTTCACAGTT ctcAGTGTGCAGTGAGGACCAGGAAGCAATACAGGCCCAGAAGATCTGGAAGAAAGCCATCATGCTAGTTTGGAGAGCAGCAGCTAATCACAG GTATGCCAATGTCTTCCTACAGCCTGTAACTGACGATATAGCACCCGGCTACCACAGTATTGTGCAGAG GCCAATGGATTTATCTACCATCAAAAAGAACATTGAGAATGGGCTGATACGAACCACAGCTGAGTTCCAGCGTGATATTATGCTGATGTTTCAAAATGCAGTTATGTACAACAGCTCTGACCATGATGTATACCACATGGCTGTGGAGATGCAGCGAGATGTCCTGGAGCAGATCCAG CAATTTCTGGCCACACAGCTGATCATGCAAACATCAGAATCAGGGATCAGTGCAAAGAGCCTGCGTGGGCGAGACTCCACTCGCAAGCAAGATGCTTCAGAGAAG GACGGAGGCACCAGAGGGCGTCGGTGTGCCATCGAGGCAGACATGAAGATGAAGAAGTGA